Below is a genomic region from Sphingopyxis terrae subsp. terrae NBRC 15098.
CACCTTGTCTTCGCCGCCGTCGCCGACATTGTCGGTGTCGCCGAACAGGCGCCACAAGCGCTGGACGAAGCGCCACGCACCCTCGATCCCCGCCTCGCTCCACGGCAGATCGCGCTCGGGCGGGCTGTCAGAGAGCATGAACCAGCGCGCGGCGTCGGCGCCATATTGGTCGAGGATGGCGTCGGGATCGACGACATTCTTCTTCGACTTCGACATCTTGATGACCCGGCCGACCTCGACCGGCGCGCCATCGGCCTCCAGCGTCGCGCCGTCGGCGGTGCGCATCACCTCGTCGGGGGTGAAGAAGAGGGGAGGGAGGCCCTCGCCCTGCGCACGGCTGTAGGTTTCGTGCGTCACCATCCCCTGCGTGAACAGGCTGGCGAAGGGCTCCTTGATGTCGATCATCCCCAGCTTGTTGAGCGCGCGCGTCCAGAAGCGCGCGTATAGCAGGTGAAGGATCGCATGCTCGATGCCGCCGATATATTGGTCGACGGGCAGCCAGCGACGGATGACATCGGGATCGAACGGCCGGTCGGCCGGTGCCGAGGCGAAGCGCAGGAAATACCACGACGAATCGACGAAGGTATCGAGCGTATCGGTCTCGCGCACCGCTTCGCCGCCGCATGTCGGGCAGGCGACATGCTTCCACGTCGGATGGCGGTCGAGCGGATTGCCGGGGACCGAGAAATCGGCATCGTCGGGCAGTACGACTGGCAATTGGTCCTTCGGCACCGGCACGAGGCCACAGGCCGGGCAATGGATGAAGGGGATCGGCGTCCCCCAGTAACGCTGGCGCGAGACGCCCCAGTCGCGCAGGCGCCAGACGGTCGTGCCCTTGCCCCAGCCTTCATGCTCGGCGCGCGCGATGATCGCGGCCTTCGCCTCGTCGATGCTCATCCCGTCGAGGAAGTGGCTGTTCACGAGGCGGCCGGGGCCGGTATAGGCTTCGTCGCCGCGGAAGGTCTGGCCGGTTTCGTCGCCGTCCGCAATCACGCGGTGTACGGGCAGATCATATTTGCGCGCGAAGTCGAGGTCGCGCTGATCGTGCGCGGGACAACCGAAGATCGCGCCGGTACCGTAATCCATCAGCACATAATTCACGACCCAGATCGGCAGATGCCAGTCGGGGTCGAGCGGATGTTGCACCGACAGGCCGGTGTCGAAGCCCATCTTCTCCGCGGTTTCGAGCTGTTCGGCCGACGTCCCCTGACGGCGGCACTCCTCGATGAACGCGGCAAGGCGCGGCGCATCCTTGGCGAGCGTCTCGGCCAGCGGATGGTCGGGCGAAATCGCTGCAAAGCTGGCCCCGTACAGCGTGTCGGGGCGCGTCGTGAAGACGTCGAAGCCTGGCGCGCCGCCCGCGAGCTTGAAGCTGAATTCCAGGCCCTGCGACTTGCCGATCCAGTTTTCCTGCATCAGCCGCACCTTGTCGGGCCAATGGTCGAGGCTCTTGAGGCCATCGAGCAGTTCGTCTGCGAAGTCGGTGATCTTCAGGAACCACTGCGACAATTTCTTCTTTTCGACCAGCGCGCCCGAACGCCAGCCGCGCCCGTCGATGACCTGCTCGTTGGCGAGCACGGTCATGTCGACGGGGTCCCAGTTGACGTAGCTTTCCTTGCGCGTGACCAGCCCGTGCGCGAACAGGTCGAGGAACAGCGCCTGTTCCTGCCCGTAATAATCGGGCTCGCATGTCGCGAGTTCGCGGCTCCAGTCGATCGCAAGGCCGAGGCGCTTCAATTGCGCGCGCATCGCGGTGATATTGTCGCGCGTCCAGCCGCCGGGGTGGACGCCCTTTTCCATCGCGGCATTTTCGGCCGGCATGCCAAAGGCGTCCCAGCCCATCGGATGCAGCACGTCATGCCCGGTCATCCGCTTGAAGCGCGCCAGCACGTCGCCCATCGCATAGTTGCGGACATGCCCCATGTGGATGCGCCCCGAGGGATAGGGGAACATCTCGAGGATATAGGCCTTTGGCTTATTCGAACTGTCGGTCGTCGCAAAGCTGTTCGCGGCGTCCCATGCCGCCTGCCAGCGGGCGTCGGCGGCGAGGGCGCCAAAGCGCGTTTCGCGGGTCATTTGTTCGGCTACCCCGTTTGTCAAAATACCATCGATCAAAATAGCGTGCCCCCACCCTTCGACTGCCCGCAGGACGGGCGCTCAGGATAAACTTCAGCCAAAGGCCGGAGGCGGGGGCCCATCACCTGCCGTTCAAATCCGGAACAACCGGAGATGGATCCCCGCCTTCGCGGGGAAACACCGAAATCCGAAACTCAGCCCTCGATCGCGCTGCGGCGCAGGTCGCGGGCGCGGGTGAGGATGATTTCTTCCAGCTTCTGCACCGTCGCAGCCTGAACCGGCGCGTCGACCCAGGTGCCGTTCTGGGCGACCTGACGCAGCGCGGCGACGCGCAGCGCATCGGCGCGCAGGTCGCGGTCGAGGATCGACACGGTCACCTTCATGCGCTCGTTCGGATTGCCGGGGTTGGCATACCAGTCGGTGATGATGACCCCGCCCGAGCTGTCCGCCTGCAGCAGCGGCATGAACGACAGGGCGTCGAGCGACGCGCGCCACAGATAGGAATTGACGCCGATCGTCGTCACTTGGCTCGCCGCCAGGTCGGCGCGCGGCCGGTCCTT
It encodes:
- the leuS gene encoding leucine--tRNA ligase, producing MTRETRFGALAADARWQAAWDAANSFATTDSSNKPKAYILEMFPYPSGRIHMGHVRNYAMGDVLARFKRMTGHDVLHPMGWDAFGMPAENAAMEKGVHPGGWTRDNITAMRAQLKRLGLAIDWSRELATCEPDYYGQEQALFLDLFAHGLVTRKESYVNWDPVDMTVLANEQVIDGRGWRSGALVEKKKLSQWFLKITDFADELLDGLKSLDHWPDKVRLMQENWIGKSQGLEFSFKLAGGAPGFDVFTTRPDTLYGASFAAISPDHPLAETLAKDAPRLAAFIEECRRQGTSAEQLETAEKMGFDTGLSVQHPLDPDWHLPIWVVNYVLMDYGTGAIFGCPAHDQRDLDFARKYDLPVHRVIADGDETGQTFRGDEAYTGPGRLVNSHFLDGMSIDEAKAAIIARAEHEGWGKGTTVWRLRDWGVSRQRYWGTPIPFIHCPACGLVPVPKDQLPVVLPDDADFSVPGNPLDRHPTWKHVACPTCGGEAVRETDTLDTFVDSSWYFLRFASAPADRPFDPDVIRRWLPVDQYIGGIEHAILHLLYARFWTRALNKLGMIDIKEPFASLFTQGMVTHETYSRAQGEGLPPLFFTPDEVMRTADGATLEADGAPVEVGRVIKMSKSKKNVVDPDAILDQYGADAARWFMLSDSPPERDLPWSEAGIEGAWRFVQRLWRLFGDTDNVGDGGEDKVLARKLHQAIAGVAADIESLGFNKAVAKIHALANDIEKAKPSATRAEACRTLILLVAPMMPHLAEEAWAVLPAAQRTTPMIADAAWPAADPALLVDDEVTIAIQIAGKLRDTMTAAKGADKAALEAAALARPRIAELLGGAAPKKVIVVPDRLVNIVP
- a CDS encoding DUF3576 domain-containing protein, translating into MSKLTLLASLGRRPAALALIGVAALGLSACGGKDRPRADLAASQVTTIGVNSYLWRASLDALSFMPLLQADSSGGVIITDWYANPGNPNERMKVTVSILDRDLRADALRVAALRQVAQNGTWVDAPVQAATVQKLEEIILTRARDLRRSAIEG